A single region of the Chryseobacterium sp. 6424 genome encodes:
- the hemH gene encoding ferrochelatase, with translation MGKKGILLVNLGSPRSTSVEDVKEYLDEFLMDEKVIDYRWFFRSLLVRGIILRTRPPKSAAAYKTVWTNEGSPLIVITKKIQQKLQKLVEVPIEIGMRYAEPSIETGIRKLTDQGVTEIVLFPLYPQYAMSTTETVVDKAEEVRKKSFPGIKISYVQPFYNREIYIDCLAESIREKLPENFDALQFSYHGVPERHIYKTDPTKTCNLNDCCTREDNPSHQFCYRHQCFKTTETVIEKLNIPKSKTVVSFQSRLGKDKWIEPYTDETLENLPKKGVKNLAIVCPAFVSDCLETLEEISVEGREEFLHAGGENFHYIPCLNDEDRWIEVVKTLCEEQLETFYLV, from the coding sequence ATGGGTAAAAAAGGAATATTATTGGTAAATCTCGGCTCCCCGCGGTCTACCAGCGTGGAAGACGTTAAAGAATATCTGGATGAATTTTTAATGGACGAAAAAGTGATCGACTACCGTTGGTTTTTCCGTTCATTATTGGTAAGAGGCATCATCCTGCGGACACGCCCGCCAAAATCTGCAGCGGCCTACAAAACAGTCTGGACGAATGAGGGTTCGCCGCTGATCGTTATTACCAAAAAAATACAGCAGAAGCTACAGAAACTGGTAGAAGTCCCTATAGAAATCGGGATGCGCTATGCCGAACCCAGTATTGAAACCGGTATCCGGAAACTTACCGACCAGGGAGTCACCGAAATTGTACTGTTCCCTCTTTACCCGCAATATGCGATGAGTACGACGGAAACCGTAGTGGACAAGGCGGAGGAAGTCCGTAAGAAATCCTTCCCGGGTATTAAAATCAGCTACGTACAGCCTTTCTATAACCGCGAAATCTATATAGATTGCCTTGCGGAGAGCATCCGAGAGAAGTTGCCGGAGAATTTCGATGCGCTGCAGTTTTCTTATCATGGCGTGCCCGAACGGCATATCTACAAAACAGACCCTACCAAAACCTGCAACCTCAACGACTGCTGTACACGCGAGGATAACCCGAGCCACCAGTTCTGCTACCGCCACCAATGCTTTAAAACCACCGAAACGGTTATTGAGAAACTGAACATCCCGAAAAGCAAAACCGTGGTCTCCTTCCAGTCGCGCCTTGGCAAAGACAAATGGATTGAGCCTTACACCGATGAAACCCTGGAAAACTTACCAAAAAAAGGGGTGAAGAACCTGGCCATTGTTTGCCCGGCTTTCGTATCTGACTGTCTGGAAACTTTGGAAGAAATTTCTGTGGAGGGCCGCGAGGAATTTCTGCATGCCGGTGGAGAAAACTTCCATTACATCCCGTGTCTTAATGATGAAGACCGCTGGATTGAAGTGGTAAAAACCCTGTGCGAGGAGCAACTGGAAACGTTTTATCTGGTGTAA
- the folB gene encoding dihydroneopterin aldolase, with the protein MTSRIIFEDLKIYAYHGVLPEETIIGTYYLVNLEIHADLWKATQTDDLQDTVNYAEINSIIHNEMKIPSKLIEHVAGRIIKTVKEKFAQISYIYVKITKTNPPMEGEMKGVSAVFEQHFN; encoded by the coding sequence ATGACTTCCAGGATTATCTTTGAAGATCTAAAAATATACGCATACCACGGGGTTCTGCCAGAAGAAACCATCATCGGGACTTATTATCTCGTCAACCTTGAAATTCATGCAGATTTGTGGAAAGCTACACAAACCGATGATTTGCAGGACACGGTAAACTATGCTGAAATCAACAGCATCATTCATAACGAAATGAAAATCCCGTCGAAACTGATAGAGCATGTTGCCGGCCGAATCATCAAGACTGTTAAAGAAAAGTTCGCCCAAATCAGCTATATTTACGTAAAGATCACCAAAACAAATCCACCGATGGAAGGTGAGATGAAAGGCGTGAGCGCCGTTTTCGAACAGCATTTTAATTAA
- a CDS encoding helix-turn-helix domain-containing protein — translation MNESLFHLAEHTSRSIFLTGKAGTGKTTFLNEFVRRTQKKHIVVAPTGIAAINAGGVTIHSMFGLPLRTFLPTTDRIDSNIANNIADLMPHFKYRKDKLKLLREIEIIIIDEVSMLRADVLDMMDFSLRHVRRNQQRFGGVQLLLIGDLYQLPPVVRDEHVLKQYYASPFFFDSHALKEIPLITLELTTVYRQKDEKFLEILNDIRDGEINDIDFDALNERYLPDFEPKDEAYVYLTSHNRMADEINQKKLKDLPGKSHFYQADIIGSFNENQFPNEEVLELKVGAQIMFIRNDASGDKKYFNGKLAEVVSLAENEINVLIDGDDEVYKLKKETWEQKRYSLDEDKSIQEEVLGSFNQYPVRLAWAVTIHKSQGLTFDRLIIDAGKSFASGQVYVALSRCRTLEGIVLKSKITPEVIYADHRVSKFQEETHANERIEDILNAEKYDYSIHKIISRLNCLWIEHAVETWYRTAKNAKLVDKDKADFLYQAVKVQASSYAKVYDKFGKIIRQKTQKFIQGTDTWEEIEQKAKGAVNFFFSEINTKVFQPLKDFYAETKGVKGLKQYNEDYRVFLGDLQDYLNDLKTIRLLETPLFDKENDVQVSAKIAKVPSHILTFQLFEEGKTIPEIARERGLVPETIFGHLAKFAEQGLLDLSRIFDKEKIRTFEKEFRKNDGHETLTDWKQALPPTFEYYDIRILLNHFTYKKNKNDAAS, via the coding sequence ATGAATGAATCGCTTTTCCATTTAGCCGAACATACCAGCCGCAGCATATTTCTTACCGGGAAAGCAGGTACGGGTAAAACCACCTTCCTGAATGAATTTGTACGGCGCACACAGAAAAAACACATCGTAGTCGCACCAACCGGGATCGCGGCCATCAATGCTGGTGGCGTCACCATACACTCCATGTTCGGGTTGCCATTGCGTACTTTTTTACCCACTACCGACCGTATCGACAGCAATATTGCCAATAATATTGCGGATTTGATGCCGCATTTCAAATACCGGAAAGACAAATTAAAACTCCTGCGCGAAATAGAAATCATTATTATTGATGAAGTATCGATGCTGCGTGCCGATGTGCTGGATATGATGGATTTTTCATTGCGGCATGTACGCCGGAACCAGCAGCGGTTCGGTGGGGTGCAACTTCTTTTGATTGGCGATCTTTATCAGTTACCACCGGTAGTGCGTGACGAACATGTACTGAAACAGTATTACGCGTCACCATTCTTCTTCGACAGTCACGCGTTGAAGGAAATCCCGCTGATTACCCTCGAACTTACGACCGTTTATCGCCAAAAAGATGAGAAATTCCTTGAAATACTCAATGACATCCGGGACGGTGAAATAAACGATATTGATTTCGATGCGCTGAACGAAAGATACCTGCCAGATTTCGAACCGAAAGACGAAGCCTATGTTTACCTGACGTCACATAACCGCATGGCGGATGAAATCAATCAGAAAAAACTGAAAGATCTGCCCGGTAAATCACATTTCTATCAGGCAGACATCATCGGCAGCTTTAATGAAAACCAGTTTCCTAATGAGGAGGTCCTCGAACTGAAAGTAGGCGCGCAGATCATGTTCATACGGAATGATGCGAGCGGAGACAAAAAATACTTTAATGGTAAGCTGGCAGAAGTGGTTTCGTTAGCCGAAAATGAGATCAATGTGCTTATTGACGGTGATGATGAGGTTTATAAACTAAAAAAGGAAACCTGGGAGCAGAAACGCTACTCACTGGATGAAGATAAAAGCATACAGGAAGAGGTATTGGGCAGCTTTAACCAATATCCGGTCAGGCTCGCATGGGCTGTCACCATCCATAAATCGCAGGGACTTACCTTTGACAGGCTCATCATCGACGCCGGGAAATCATTCGCGTCCGGGCAGGTATATGTGGCACTTTCGCGCTGCCGGACTTTAGAGGGAATCGTGCTGAAATCCAAGATCACACCTGAAGTCATCTATGCCGACCACCGCGTCTCAAAATTTCAAGAAGAAACCCATGCTAATGAGCGTATTGAGGATATTTTGAATGCCGAAAAATACGATTATTCCATTCATAAAATCATTAGCCGACTGAATTGTCTTTGGATAGAACATGCGGTCGAAACATGGTACCGCACCGCCAAAAACGCGAAACTGGTTGATAAGGACAAGGCCGATTTCCTGTATCAGGCAGTAAAAGTACAGGCAAGCAGCTATGCCAAAGTATATGATAAGTTCGGGAAGATCATCCGCCAGAAAACACAGAAATTCATCCAAGGGACAGATACTTGGGAAGAGATTGAACAGAAAGCCAAAGGCGCCGTTAATTTTTTCTTTTCTGAAATAAATACCAAAGTTTTCCAGCCGCTGAAGGATTTTTACGCCGAAACAAAAGGTGTGAAAGGGCTTAAACAGTACAATGAAGATTATCGGGTATTTTTAGGTGACCTTCAGGATTATCTGAATGACCTTAAAACGATACGCTTGCTGGAAACGCCCCTATTCGATAAGGAGAATGATGTGCAGGTAAGCGCTAAAATAGCCAAAGTCCCCTCGCATATCCTCACTTTTCAGTTATTTGAAGAAGGAAAGACAATCCCTGAAATTGCGCGCGAACGTGGTTTGGTACCCGAAACTATTTTCGGTCATCTGGCTAAATTTGCCGAGCAAGGTTTGCTGGATTTGTCACGGATCTTTGATAAAGAAAAGATTAGAACCTTTGAAAAGGAATTCAGGAAAAACGACGGTCACGAAACATTAACGGACTGGAAACAGGCGCTTCCCCCCACCTTTGAATATTATGACATCAGGATTTTACTGAATCATTTTACATATAAAAAGAATAAAAACGACGCAGCGTCTTAG
- a CDS encoding NifU family protein, with protein sequence MRQILIEPTENPKVLKFVADYTLIPGSLELDRTSDITEIPLAQELFNYPFVERIFITANFIAVAKQDTVEWEHVTESLKNVIEDELLANPRIYRQKRKEMYQIYSEMTPNPMVMKFVSSRLLMDGFVEVKSRENATQVPLAAAIFKEFSFAKEVFISDNFVAVTKDVSVEWHEVMVAVRAFIADYLQNSGVISNLEPQKHESPVENIINRDYTETEQKISDILNEYVAPAVEGDGGKISLIEYDETTKTAKMLLQGACSGCPSSTATLKGGIENILKQFVPELVEKVEAVNG encoded by the coding sequence ATGAGACAAATCCTTATAGAACCTACTGAAAACCCGAAAGTACTAAAGTTCGTGGCAGATTATACGCTCATCCCCGGATCCCTTGAACTAGACCGTACTTCTGATATTACTGAAATACCGCTGGCACAGGAGCTTTTCAACTATCCCTTCGTGGAGCGTATTTTCATCACGGCAAATTTCATTGCCGTAGCCAAGCAAGACACCGTAGAATGGGAACATGTGACAGAAAGCCTGAAAAATGTGATTGAAGACGAGTTACTCGCCAATCCGCGCATTTATCGTCAGAAAAGAAAGGAAATGTACCAGATTTACTCGGAAATGACACCGAACCCAATGGTGATGAAGTTCGTATCAAGCCGTTTACTGATGGATGGTTTTGTAGAGGTGAAATCGCGTGAAAATGCTACGCAAGTACCGCTTGCCGCTGCCATTTTTAAAGAATTCAGTTTTGCCAAAGAAGTATTTATCTCAGATAATTTTGTGGCTGTTACCAAAGATGTTTCCGTTGAATGGCATGAAGTGATGGTGGCTGTAAGGGCGTTTATCGCGGATTATTTACAGAACAGCGGAGTAATTTCAAACCTTGAACCTCAGAAACACGAAAGTCCGGTTGAGAACATCATCAACCGTGATTATACGGAAACCGAACAGAAAATCTCTGACATCCTGAATGAGTATGTAGCACCAGCCGTAGAAGGTGATGGCGGTAAAATTTCGTTGATTGAGTATGATGAAACCACCAAAACAGCCAAAATGTTGCTTCAGGGCGCGTGTTCTGGTTGCCCTAGTTCCACCGCCACACTGAAAGGTGGCATAGAAAACATCCTGAAACAGTTTGTACCGGAACTGGTAGAAAAAGTAGAAGCAGTTAACGGATAA
- a CDS encoding gamma carbonic anhydrase family protein: protein MALIKELLGKQPAFGSNTFLAETATVIGDVTMGNDCSVWYNAVIRGDVHFIKMGNKVNVQDNAMLHCTYEKFPLQIGNNVSIGHNAIVHGCTIKDNVLIGMGAIVMDDCTIESNSIIGAGSVVTQGTHIKSGEVWGGIPARKIKDISSELLEGEVERIANNYVKYAAWYKD, encoded by the coding sequence ATGGCTTTAATCAAAGAACTTTTAGGTAAACAACCTGCTTTTGGCAGCAATACTTTTCTTGCAGAGACAGCGACAGTTATTGGCGATGTAACCATGGGCAACGATTGCAGTGTTTGGTACAACGCGGTCATTCGGGGTGATGTGCATTTTATAAAGATGGGCAACAAAGTAAATGTACAGGATAACGCGATGCTGCATTGCACATACGAGAAGTTTCCGCTTCAGATTGGCAATAATGTATCAATTGGGCATAATGCCATTGTGCATGGCTGCACCATCAAAGATAATGTACTAATCGGTATGGGCGCGATTGTGATGGACGATTGCACCATAGAAAGCAATTCCATTATAGGCGCAGGTTCGGTAGTAACGCAGGGCACGCACATTAAGTCTGGCGAAGTGTGGGGAGGGATCCCTGCCCGAAAAATCAAAGACATCTCCTCTGAACTGCTGGAAGGCGAAGTAGAACGCATCGCCAACAATTACGTGAAGTACGCTGCTTGGTATAAAGACTAG
- a CDS encoding type IX secretion system plug protein domain-containing protein: MKYLSLFLFLGTYLCAQEIRSIQLFNPQTNDQTPVIGFSEQLILKFDDLSNSSTLYRYTIKHLDRNWQDDGLFFTEYATGSLNGLIDDIQYSFNTLQPYTHYTLVFPNDKIRPKISGNFELVVYKDAPDRPLFKRRFAMMEDGAIVGVNVTRTQDSRRPQINQRVEVQALGQSSALMQNTNSVSLNLIQNNNWHMGLYNQKPSATIGNKLLFQQQSLSFPGNNEFYYFDNKNISQAFDMVAGTETVANINHTYLHPVWAFPLNYQYQPDVNSAFYFRRNDLGIERNADREADYSWVHFTLESKETDEEIYVMGSFNDFTATPENKMVYDESRGMYVAKTYLKQGFYNYILATKKASEPLDFGQINGNFWQTENLYQAYLYYRPFGSNYDGLLGYGEFRTPVR; the protein is encoded by the coding sequence ATGAAATATTTATCCCTGTTTTTATTTTTAGGAACTTACCTTTGTGCACAGGAGATCCGCAGCATACAGCTCTTCAATCCACAAACCAATGATCAAACACCGGTGATTGGTTTCAGCGAGCAGCTGATCCTTAAATTTGATGATCTCTCCAACTCCAGCACGCTGTACCGCTATACCATAAAACATCTCGACAGGAACTGGCAGGACGACGGCCTTTTCTTTACCGAATATGCCACGGGCAGTCTCAATGGACTTATTGATGATATTCAGTATTCATTTAATACACTACAACCCTATACCCACTACACCCTCGTATTTCCGAATGATAAAATTCGGCCTAAAATCTCAGGCAATTTTGAACTGGTGGTCTATAAAGATGCTCCCGACCGGCCTTTATTTAAAAGGCGTTTCGCGATGATGGAAGATGGCGCCATCGTAGGGGTAAATGTAACCCGAACGCAGGATTCGCGCCGTCCACAGATTAACCAGCGGGTAGAAGTACAGGCACTTGGACAAAGTTCCGCACTCATGCAGAATACAAATTCTGTGAGCCTGAACCTTATCCAGAACAATAACTGGCATATGGGTCTCTATAACCAAAAACCAAGTGCGACCATAGGGAACAAACTTCTTTTCCAACAGCAGAGCCTTTCATTTCCCGGCAATAACGAGTTTTATTATTTCGATAACAAAAACATCAGCCAGGCATTCGATATGGTCGCTGGTACCGAAACTGTAGCCAATATCAACCATACTTATCTGCATCCAGTATGGGCTTTCCCGCTCAATTACCAGTATCAACCAGATGTGAATAGCGCGTTCTACTTCCGCCGGAACGATTTGGGGATAGAGCGTAATGCCGACCGCGAAGCCGACTATTCATGGGTGCATTTTACGTTAGAATCAAAAGAGACCGATGAAGAAATTTACGTGATGGGCAGTTTTAACGATTTTACCGCGACACCCGAAAATAAAATGGTGTACGACGAAAGCCGCGGGATGTACGTGGCCAAGACCTACCTGAAACAAGGCTTCTATAACTATATTCTAGCCACCAAAAAAGCCAGCGAACCCCTTGATTTCGGGCAAATAAACGGTAACTTCTGGCAGACCGAAAACCTCTATCAGGCATATCTGTATTACCGCCCATTTGGCAGCAATTACGATGGATTGTTAGGGTACGGCGAGTTCCGCACGCCGGTGCGCTGA
- a CDS encoding MBL fold metallo-hydrolase, which produces MFHIQSFAFNPFSENTYLLYNAHRNAYLIDPGNFSEDENQKIAQFISDNNLSVKKILLTHAHIDHVLGLQWAYDRYKVPVLLHETEQEILDRNPMDANRFGFFFKPFEGDIQYLCEGDILKLDEDVLEIKHVPGHSPGHIAFYCNAQDFIISGDVLFEGSIGRTDLYKGNQAELLNSIRTKLFTLPEATKVYNGHGNPTTVDFEKRYNPFFK; this is translated from the coding sequence ATGTTTCATATACAATCTTTTGCATTCAATCCGTTTTCAGAAAACACGTACCTCCTCTATAATGCGCACAGAAATGCTTACCTTATTGATCCCGGCAACTTTTCTGAGGATGAAAATCAAAAAATCGCGCAGTTCATCAGCGATAACAATCTCAGCGTAAAGAAGATCTTGCTTACCCACGCCCACATCGACCATGTACTGGGACTGCAATGGGCGTATGACCGCTATAAAGTGCCGGTGCTCTTACATGAGACTGAACAAGAGATACTTGACAGGAATCCTATGGATGCAAACCGTTTCGGTTTTTTCTTTAAACCGTTTGAAGGCGACATCCAATACCTCTGCGAAGGTGACATACTGAAACTTGATGAGGATGTACTGGAGATTAAACATGTACCGGGGCATTCGCCAGGGCATATCGCCTTTTATTGCAATGCACAAGATTTCATTATTTCCGGTGATGTTCTTTTTGAAGGAAGCATTGGTCGCACAGATTTATATAAAGGTAACCAAGCCGAACTTCTGAACAGCATCCGAACCAAGCTCTTCACCCTGCCAGAAGCAACAAAAGTCTACAATGGCCACGGAAATCCTACCACTGTAGACTTTGAGAAGCGGTATAACCCGTTCTTTAAATAA
- a CDS encoding thioredoxin family protein, with the protein MAATPSNMLALGTKAPFFELPNPSHSNEIQSLEELKGEKGTLVIFMCNHCPFVLHVIDKLAELYEDYQDKGIEFIAINANDVEKYPDDSPEKMIAFQMDKKFDFPYLFDESQAVAKAYQAACTPDFFFFDEKLDLIYRGQMDDSRPGNQKEVTGEDLIIAFENLLAGEPQEEQQRPSIGCGIKWKS; encoded by the coding sequence ATGGCAGCAACACCCTCAAATATGCTTGCACTTGGTACAAAGGCTCCTTTTTTCGAGCTCCCTAACCCATCGCACAGCAACGAAATACAGTCACTTGAAGAACTGAAAGGCGAAAAGGGCACTTTGGTGATTTTTATGTGTAACCACTGTCCGTTTGTGCTTCATGTCATCGATAAACTGGCGGAACTTTACGAAGATTATCAGGATAAAGGCATCGAGTTTATTGCCATCAATGCCAATGATGTAGAAAAATATCCGGATGATTCTCCCGAGAAGATGATCGCTTTCCAAATGGATAAAAAGTTTGATTTCCCTTATTTATTTGATGAAAGCCAGGCTGTGGCAAAAGCGTATCAGGCTGCTTGTACGCCGGATTTCTTCTTCTTTGATGAAAAATTAGATCTTATTTACCGTGGCCAGATGGATGATTCGCGTCCTGGCAACCAGAAAGAAGTTACTGGCGAAGACCTCATCATCGCTTTTGAGAATTTACTTGCCGGTGAGCCACAAGAAGAGCAGCAGCGCCCAAGCATTGGCTGCGGCATCAAGTGGAAGTCTTAA
- the gmk gene encoding guanylate kinase, with protein sequence MNKVLIFSAPSGSGKTTLVKYCLETFPQLQFSVSCTTRHPRGTEQDGIDYHFISPEEFRQKITESAFVEYEEVYTDKYYGTLKSEVEKIWQSGKTVIFDVDVKGGISLKEYFGTQALSVFIMPPSVAELERRLISRATDDTETIRTRVEKAAEEMAFSPSFDKTIVNNDLDEAKNAIKALVEGFLNS encoded by the coding sequence ATGAATAAAGTCCTCATCTTCTCAGCACCTTCGGGCAGCGGAAAAACCACTTTGGTAAAATACTGTCTTGAAACCTTTCCGCAACTGCAGTTTTCAGTTTCGTGCACCACAAGGCACCCACGCGGCACCGAACAGGATGGTATCGACTATCATTTTATCAGCCCAGAAGAATTCCGGCAGAAAATCACTGAAAGCGCTTTTGTTGAATATGAAGAGGTGTACACCGATAAATATTACGGCACGCTGAAGTCTGAGGTGGAAAAAATCTGGCAAAGTGGCAAGACCGTCATCTTCGATGTGGATGTAAAGGGTGGCATTTCACTCAAAGAATATTTCGGCACACAGGCGCTTTCTGTCTTCATCATGCCGCCATCTGTAGCAGAGCTCGAGCGCCGACTAATTTCCCGCGCTACCGATGACACCGAAACCATCCGAACCCGTGTTGAAAAAGCCGCCGAAGAAATGGCTTTTTCGCCATCGTTTGATAAAACCATCGTCAACAACGATCTTGATGAAGCTAAAAACGCCATCAAAGCGCTTGTCGAAGGCTTCTTAAATTCATGA
- the nadA gene encoding quinolinate synthase NadA codes for MSTETLDKAKANLPVRGFLKIDDLVIPQGEALVQAILDLKKEKNAVILAHYYQLPAIQDIADFLGDSLQLARQAKDTDADMIAFCGVHFMAEAAKILNPTKKVVLPDTQAGCSLADGCSGEGLRAMRAQHPNALVATYINCNAETKAESDIIVTSSNAETIIKALPEDRPIIFAPDKNLGRYLSKTTGRDMILWDGSCIVHEAFSMERIARQLAENPDAKLIAHPESEAAVLDLAHFIGSTSALLNYVEKDDTQKFIVATEEGILHEMKKRAPHKELIPALVFDESCNCSECFYMKRNTLEKLYLCMKYELPEIIIEEELRLKALKPIEAMLELSKTIK; via the coding sequence ATGAGTACAGAAACATTAGATAAAGCCAAAGCCAATCTTCCGGTACGCGGATTTCTGAAAATTGATGACCTTGTGATCCCACAAGGCGAAGCGCTGGTACAGGCCATTCTTGATTTAAAGAAAGAAAAAAATGCGGTCATTCTCGCTCATTATTATCAGCTGCCAGCGATACAGGACATTGCTGACTTCCTGGGCGACTCGCTGCAATTGGCAAGGCAGGCAAAGGATACCGATGCCGATATGATTGCGTTCTGTGGTGTACATTTCATGGCTGAAGCGGCTAAGATCCTGAATCCCACTAAAAAAGTTGTATTACCAGATACCCAAGCCGGCTGTTCACTGGCCGATGGTTGCAGTGGCGAAGGCCTGCGTGCCATGCGCGCGCAGCACCCAAATGCACTGGTAGCTACCTATATCAACTGTAATGCCGAGACTAAAGCCGAGAGCGATATCATTGTCACCAGCTCAAACGCTGAAACCATCATAAAAGCGTTGCCGGAAGACCGCCCGATCATCTTCGCGCCAGACAAAAACCTTGGCCGCTACTTATCCAAAACCACTGGCCGCGACATGATCCTATGGGACGGAAGCTGTATCGTACATGAAGCTTTTTCGATGGAGCGCATTGCACGCCAGCTTGCCGAAAACCCCGATGCCAAACTAATCGCGCACCCAGAAAGCGAAGCTGCGGTACTCGACTTGGCACATTTTATAGGCTCTACCTCAGCGCTGCTGAATTATGTAGAAAAAGATGATACACAGAAATTTATTGTAGCCACAGAGGAAGGTATTCTGCACGAAATGAAAAAGCGCGCGCCGCATAAAGAACTGATTCCGGCGCTGGTTTTTGATGAAAGTTGTAACTGCTCGGAGTGTTTTTACATGAAGAGAAACACGCTGGAAAAACTTTACCTGTGTATGAAGTATGAACTCCCGGAAATCATCATAGAAGAAGAATTGCGCCTGAAAGCCCTGAAACCCATCGAAGCGATGCTGGAACTCAGTAAAACCATCAAATAA
- the lnt gene encoding apolipoprotein N-acyltransferase, protein MRYLILSLLSAVLLSISWPTYGIPFFIFFALVPLLMAEHDITRFSAIKHKGWAVFGLSYLTFMVWNIVTTGWLYGSKNPDGSHSLAAVVLPVVFNSLFYALVFQLYHWYKKAQGTYFGLVFFVAVWMCWEKFHLSWELTWPWLNLGNVFADYPKLIQWYDTLGATGGSFWILLVNVYIFYTLRIWQAARKRKALVINVSIIVVAVALPMLISLMKYENFKLQPSGSVNVLMLQPELDPYTEKYSKDSLTILNELLTLAEQHSTGKIDYYLGPETSLPGYGSISEAGFEQSVLLNSVKSFLTRHPGAVFATGISSHRYYREDDIKPDAAYQLSDGSFVESYNAAVQLIPGQKTEVYHKGKLVPGVEIFPYISVLKPVLGNAMIDLGGTVASLGMDTERKTFDNPYNKGKLAPVICYESIYGEFVTEYVQKGANFLAIMTNDSWWGVTQGHKQLMAYAKLRAIENRREIARSANSGISAHIDARGEVQADTFYGDKTALFAKVNLYEHTTFYTRSGDLLSRLMVFVLGFLVFYTLIKKFQNRKRDA, encoded by the coding sequence ATGAGATACCTGATACTTTCCTTACTCTCCGCAGTACTACTCAGCATATCGTGGCCCACCTACGGCATCCCGTTTTTCATATTCTTTGCCCTGGTGCCGCTGCTGATGGCAGAGCATGATATCACAAGATTTTCTGCGATAAAACACAAAGGCTGGGCAGTTTTTGGGCTATCATACCTCACCTTCATGGTGTGGAATATCGTGACTACTGGCTGGCTTTACGGCTCCAAAAACCCCGATGGCAGCCATTCTCTGGCGGCTGTGGTATTGCCTGTGGTGTTCAATTCGCTTTTTTATGCATTGGTATTTCAGTTATATCACTGGTATAAAAAAGCGCAGGGGACGTATTTCGGACTGGTATTTTTTGTCGCTGTGTGGATGTGTTGGGAAAAATTTCATCTCAGTTGGGAACTTACGTGGCCGTGGCTGAATTTAGGAAACGTTTTTGCGGATTATCCGAAACTGATACAGTGGTACGATACCTTAGGCGCTACCGGTGGTTCCTTCTGGATCTTGCTGGTGAATGTCTATATATTTTACACACTGAGGATCTGGCAGGCCGCACGCAAAAGAAAAGCCTTGGTCATCAATGTAAGCATCATTGTCGTGGCAGTGGCGCTTCCGATGCTGATTTCTTTAATGAAATATGAAAACTTTAAACTTCAACCTTCAGGCAGTGTAAACGTACTGATGCTACAGCCTGAACTTGACCCTTATACCGAAAAATACTCGAAAGACAGCCTTACCATCTTAAATGAACTGCTGACTTTAGCAGAACAGCATTCCACCGGGAAAATTGATTATTATCTTGGGCCGGAAACTTCCCTGCCTGGTTATGGCTCCATCTCCGAAGCAGGTTTTGAACAGAGTGTACTGCTGAATTCCGTAAAGAGCTTCCTTACCCGACACCCAGGCGCTGTTTTTGCCACAGGTATTTCCTCGCATCGTTATTATCGGGAAGATGACATAAAACCCGACGCTGCCTATCAACTCTCCGACGGTAGTTTTGTAGAAAGTTACAACGCTGCCGTACAGTTAATCCCGGGACAGAAAACCGAAGTTTATCACAAAGGGAAACTCGTTCCTGGCGTAGAGATCTTCCCATACATTAGCGTCCTTAAACCTGTTTTAGGCAATGCGATGATCGATCTGGGCGGGACAGTAGCTTCATTGGGGATGGATACGGAGCGTAAAACATTCGATAATCCTTATAATAAAGGAAAACTGGCACCTGTGATCTGCTATGAAAGCATCTATGGTGAATTCGTGACCGAATATGTGCAAAAAGGCGCTAATTTCCTTGCCATTATGACCAACGATTCTTGGTGGGGGGTTACACAGGGGCATAAACAACTGATGGCTTACGCCAAACTGCGGGCTATAGAAAACCGCCGCGAAATTGCAAGATCCGCAAACAGCGGGATTTCCGCACATATTGACGCACGTGGTGAAGTGCAGGCCGATACTTTCTATGGTGATAAAACCGCACTGTTCGCAAAGGTCAACCTGTACGAGCACACTACTTTTTACACCCGAAGCGGTGACCTGCTTTCACGCCTGATGGTATTCGTTTTGGGATTCCTTGTTTTTTATACATTGATAAAGAAATTCCAGAACCGGAAGAGAGACGCCTGA